A genomic region of Armatimonadota bacterium contains the following coding sequences:
- a CDS encoding trypsin-like peptidase domain-containing protein — protein sequence MRSRLPAWARRSLATAAAWSFIAMRMAAAAPSATGALGASLSAVLPASPSSVDVLTPRNTDNVKALEKRLKRVVEAVSPGVVAVESGGSGVVVSGDGFVLCVAHVGQSAGRKVVFTFPDGRKANGVTLGNCKDEDAALMKITDPGPWPYVDMGRSAAVAEGQWCLALSYPVTFEHGRAPVVRAGRVLRNDPYSIVSDCAIMGGDSGGPLFDLEGKVIGISATCNNSLLENRHIPVDRYRDDWDRLAKGEDYNGRPDQSALLGLRPDANAKDARIGDIVSGSPADVAGLQRGDVIIQFDGQPVHAYGDLRPLAAKHHPGCTCDIEVVVRRGATELKFHTGFAKTELGKAPKAANRDNERNGASVSAAARPLVARNAAATVRIMSGGKAIAMGTVVDPDGYIVSKASLLQGSLVCRWKDGRELEAKIVGGDLADDLALLRVDARRLPSIQWRRGPVPPPGSIVIAPGASDDSTTIGVVSADQRKINGTMVPVARQGWLGVSLRSDETGVIAESVVHNSPADRAGLRSGDRIRAINGQEMTSPAQVTEAIRSAAPGSAVKISVRRDILPVVLSVTLGRQSYTGSHTPEDGWGGGPFSERRWGFPFVLPHDIAVAPDQCGGPLLDTDGKAVGINIARALRVSTFALSADTVKKVVGDLIAAARTNVASERG from the coding sequence ATGAGATCCAGGCTTCCAGCATGGGCGCGCCGGTCCCTGGCGACAGCGGCCGCATGGTCTTTCATCGCTATGCGTATGGCGGCCGCCGCTCCGTCAGCGACCGGCGCTTTGGGTGCGTCGCTGTCCGCGGTGCTGCCAGCCTCGCCATCGTCCGTCGATGTTCTCACGCCAAGGAACACCGATAACGTCAAAGCGCTCGAAAAGCGCTTGAAACGGGTGGTGGAAGCGGTATCCCCCGGGGTTGTGGCCGTGGAATCCGGCGGCAGCGGCGTGGTGGTGAGCGGTGACGGCTTCGTGCTCTGCGTGGCGCACGTAGGCCAGAGCGCGGGGCGCAAAGTGGTGTTCACATTTCCCGACGGGCGCAAGGCGAACGGCGTCACCCTGGGCAACTGCAAGGACGAGGACGCTGCGTTGATGAAGATTACGGACCCGGGCCCCTGGCCGTACGTTGATATGGGCCGGTCCGCCGCGGTGGCCGAAGGCCAGTGGTGTCTTGCGTTGAGTTATCCTGTGACCTTTGAGCACGGGAGGGCCCCGGTCGTGCGCGCGGGACGTGTTCTGCGAAATGATCCCTATTCCATCGTGAGCGACTGCGCGATCATGGGTGGCGATTCGGGAGGGCCGCTATTTGACCTGGAGGGCAAGGTCATCGGCATCAGCGCAACCTGCAACAACTCGCTGCTCGAAAATCGCCACATTCCGGTTGACCGCTATCGGGACGACTGGGACCGTCTGGCGAAAGGCGAGGACTACAACGGCCGGCCCGACCAGTCCGCGCTTCTCGGTCTGCGTCCCGACGCAAACGCCAAAGACGCCCGTATCGGAGATATCGTTTCCGGGAGTCCCGCCGATGTCGCCGGCCTTCAACGCGGCGACGTCATCATCCAGTTCGATGGCCAACCGGTGCATGCGTACGGGGATCTGAGGCCGCTGGCGGCAAAGCATCACCCTGGCTGCACGTGTGATATTGAGGTGGTTGTGCGGCGCGGCGCAACGGAGCTCAAGTTTCACACCGGCTTCGCCAAAACCGAGCTTGGGAAGGCGCCGAAGGCCGCCAACCGGGACAATGAGAGGAATGGCGCCTCCGTCTCGGCGGCCGCGCGCCCGCTCGTGGCCCGGAACGCAGCGGCAACCGTCCGTATTATGTCCGGCGGCAAGGCCATTGCGATGGGGACAGTGGTGGACCCGGACGGATATATCGTAAGCAAAGCCAGCCTGCTCCAGGGCAGCCTCGTCTGCCGCTGGAAGGATGGTCGCGAACTGGAGGCCAAAATCGTCGGTGGAGATCTAGCCGACGACCTTGCGTTGCTCCGAGTGGACGCGAGGCGGCTGCCTTCGATTCAATGGCGAAGAGGTCCGGTACCGCCGCCCGGGAGCATCGTTATCGCACCTGGCGCCTCCGATGATTCCACGACGATTGGTGTTGTCAGCGCTGACCAGAGGAAGATCAACGGTACCATGGTTCCCGTCGCACGGCAAGGCTGGCTGGGAGTCAGCCTGCGCTCCGACGAAACCGGTGTGATCGCGGAGAGCGTGGTGCATAATAGCCCGGCGGACAGGGCGGGGCTACGGTCCGGAGACCGGATCCGCGCCATCAACGGCCAGGAGATGACCTCGCCGGCTCAGGTGACCGAAGCCATCCGCAGCGCCGCGCCGGGTTCCGCCGTGAAGATTTCGGTCCGCCGCGACATTTTACCAGTGGTATTGTCCGTCACCCTCGGGCGTCAGTCTTATACCGGAAGCCATACTCCGGAGGACGGTTGGGGCGGCGGGCCATTCAGCGAACGACGCTGGGGCTTTCCTTTCGTCTTGCCCCACGATA
- a CDS encoding FAD-dependent oxidoreductase has protein sequence MASPVSTIIIGGGVIGCCTAYYAMLKGHRVTLVERAPRSQNGCSMGNGGMIVPSHFIPLAAPGMVSLGMRMIMNPEGPFSIRPWANPGLAEWSWLFYRSATKQHVERCAPVLRDLNLASRRCYEELADLPEMDFGLVRKGLLMLCKTQHALDEEAKAAEMANALGVPAEVLSPHATAERDPAIRMDVAGSVHFPLDCHFVPGRFMAAIIGALERGGVNLLWSTEVAGCRTDGRRVVALKTDAGDLTADEYVLAGGAWSQGLARGLGLRLPMQAGKGYSMTLPSPRQLPEICSILTEARVAVTPMGSALRFAGTMEVGGLDQSVNSARVRGIVNSIPRYFPEFHAEDFGDAPVWVGLRPCSPDGMPYIGRTSRYDNLLIGTGHAMMGMSLGPVTGQLLAQLLSAEKPLLPLDAVSPDRWS, from the coding sequence ATGGCCTCACCCGTATCCACCATCATCATCGGCGGCGGTGTCATCGGCTGCTGCACGGCGTACTACGCGATGCTCAAGGGACATCGCGTAACGCTCGTGGAACGGGCGCCGCGAAGCCAAAATGGCTGCTCGATGGGCAACGGCGGCATGATCGTTCCGAGCCACTTCATCCCTCTTGCTGCGCCGGGAATGGTGTCGTTGGGCATGCGGATGATAATGAATCCGGAGGGCCCGTTCAGTATCCGCCCGTGGGCAAACCCTGGACTCGCGGAATGGTCGTGGCTGTTCTACCGCTCCGCGACGAAACAGCACGTGGAACGGTGCGCTCCCGTGCTGCGTGACCTCAACCTGGCCAGCCGACGGTGCTACGAGGAACTCGCCGATCTCCCGGAAATGGACTTCGGACTCGTGCGCAAGGGCCTGCTGATGCTTTGCAAGACCCAGCACGCCCTGGATGAAGAGGCGAAGGCCGCCGAAATGGCAAACGCTTTGGGCGTTCCCGCAGAGGTCCTCTCGCCACATGCGACCGCTGAGCGGGATCCGGCCATCCGTATGGATGTTGCGGGGTCCGTCCACTTTCCGCTCGACTGCCACTTCGTGCCGGGCCGGTTTATGGCGGCCATCATCGGCGCGCTGGAACGGGGTGGGGTGAATTTGCTGTGGTCCACCGAAGTGGCAGGATGCCGCACCGACGGGCGGCGCGTGGTGGCGCTCAAGACGGATGCTGGAGACCTGACCGCCGACGAATATGTACTGGCCGGTGGCGCGTGGTCGCAGGGGCTCGCGCGAGGCCTGGGCCTGCGGCTCCCGATGCAGGCGGGTAAGGGGTACAGCATGACGCTGCCAAGTCCCCGTCAGCTTCCCGAAATCTGTTCCATCCTCACCGAGGCCCGTGTCGCGGTCACTCCGATGGGTTCGGCGTTGCGCTTCGCAGGCACGATGGAGGTGGGCGGCCTCGACCAGTCGGTGAATTCTGCGCGGGTGCGCGGGATCGTGAACTCCATCCCTCGCTACTTTCCTGAGTTCCACGCGGAAGATTTCGGCGATGCGCCCGTATGGGTCGGCCTTCGTCCGTGTTCGCCGGACGGGATGCCGTACATCGGCCGGACGTCGCGCTACGACAACCTGCTCATCGGTACGGGCCACGCGATGATGGGCATGAGCCTCGGCCCTGTCACCGGCCAACTCCTGGCCCAGCTTTTGTCGGCTGAGAAGCCTCTTCTGCCCCTGGACGCGGTTTCGCCTGACCGATGGTCCTGA
- a CDS encoding DUF6345 domain-containing protein: protein MNFRLLKAFLPVPLAVSLLLPAGSRAGTVGGEYANQDACGNAYLPAAGDNVGGFVSMMQVFGHTRRFLYGNSSYWPDDLVMCSVPGGKDCLYGDTVNHLYLSSHGGSDATRFRITTGATRIVDGISTCRAWTSNGSTQWWSMGDGSVRILNLYTCHGLELSDLPHWDAVAQGLHVITGGSGNMYDSASAGTNYAFLGNIGFSIKSAWFASVSADTKVVMAYGVSQSDAINRRDNETFNWSMARLGPKTWRAWSWVN from the coding sequence ATGAACTTCAGGCTTCTAAAGGCGTTCCTCCCCGTTCCATTGGCCGTATCCCTCCTTCTGCCTGCCGGCTCCCGGGCCGGTACGGTGGGGGGGGAGTACGCAAACCAGGACGCTTGCGGAAACGCCTACCTTCCCGCCGCCGGCGACAACGTCGGCGGCTTCGTCTCGATGATGCAGGTTTTCGGCCACACGCGCAGATTCCTGTATGGAAATTCCTCCTACTGGCCGGACGATCTGGTCATGTGCAGCGTACCCGGCGGCAAAGACTGCCTCTATGGCGACACCGTGAATCACCTCTATCTATCGTCGCACGGTGGTTCCGACGCAACCCGATTTCGCATCACCACCGGAGCCACCCGAATAGTGGATGGCATCAGTACCTGCCGCGCATGGACCAGCAACGGCAGCACCCAGTGGTGGAGCATGGGCGATGGGAGCGTGCGGATCCTCAATCTCTATACATGCCACGGACTTGAACTGTCTGACCTGCCGCACTGGGACGCGGTGGCGCAGGGCCTGCATGTCATAACCGGCGGAAGCGGTAATATGTACGACAGCGCTTCCGCCGGCACCAACTACGCGTTCTTGGGGAACATCGGTTTCAGCATCAAGTCTGCCTGGTTCGCCTCCGTGAGCGCGGACACCAAAGTCGTGATGGCATACGGGGTGAGCCAGTCGGACGCGATCAACCGGCGGGACAACGAGACCTTCAACTGGAGCATGGCCCGCCTGGGGCCTAAGACCTGGCGCGCCTGGTCCTGGGTTAATTGA
- a CDS encoding DUF6345 domain-containing protein, whose translation MRYTNLFLLPVLGFLLTLPVSGLAATVGAEYCQTDACGNATISNTKPDASGFIGMMQVFGHTKRFLYGNSDFWPDDEVDCSVPGGKDCLYGDTANITFFSTHGGSDATRFRMTTGATHTVGGISTCRSYTSDGGVQWWKLGNGFGHTRILNLSTCHGLDLTDLAHWDAVAQGLHMITGFDGNESDSPSVGQNYAFWGNIGFSVKQAWFSARPGGNTAVVMAYGTTAAIAVNRRETESFGSSMEQAPPHSWRAWAWIH comes from the coding sequence ATGAGGTACACCAATCTGTTTTTACTGCCTGTTCTGGGCTTCCTCCTGACGCTGCCCGTGTCGGGTCTCGCCGCCACCGTGGGCGCCGAGTACTGCCAGACCGACGCTTGCGGAAATGCGACGATCAGCAACACCAAGCCGGATGCGAGCGGCTTCATCGGGATGATGCAGGTGTTCGGCCATACCAAGAGGTTCCTGTACGGGAATTCCGATTTCTGGCCGGACGACGAGGTTGACTGCTCCGTACCCGGAGGGAAGGACTGTCTCTACGGAGATACGGCGAACATCACCTTCTTCTCAACACACGGCGGTTCGGACGCGACGCGTTTCAGGATGACCACCGGCGCTACGCACACTGTCGGCGGCATCAGCACGTGCAGGTCCTATACCAGTGATGGTGGTGTTCAATGGTGGAAGCTGGGAAATGGCTTCGGCCACACACGCATCCTGAACCTTTCCACCTGCCACGGCCTGGATCTCACCGACCTTGCGCATTGGGACGCGGTCGCCCAGGGTCTCCATATGATCACCGGCTTTGACGGCAACGAGTCTGATAGTCCCAGCGTGGGCCAGAACTACGCGTTCTGGGGCAACATCGGTTTCTCTGTCAAGCAGGCGTGGTTCAGCGCCCGGCCTGGCGGCAACACGGCGGTAGTCATGGCGTACGGCACCACCGCGGCTATCGCCGTCAACCGGCGCGAGACCGAGTCGTTCGGCTCAAGCATGGAACAGGCCCCGCCGCACTCGTGGCGCGCGTGGGCATGGATCCATTAA